Part of the candidate division WOR-3 bacterium genome is shown below.
AATTATGCCTGTAAAATTTACCACTCAAAGAACTTTAGCCTTGTTATTATCAGGTAAAAGTCGGGCGGCAAAAAAATACGCAGGTAAACATGTTTTAGTTATTCAGAATCGAGTAATTCCATTAAAAGATAATAAAGAAGAATTTTGGCGAGACATTAAAGAGTTAAAAAAGAAATATGGCGAAATGCCGGTAATTACATTTGTTCCGCGAACCGATATTTCTTATATTTTGTAATATGAAAATAGCAGAATTTCCATTCAGAAAAATTGGCAAAGAATATTTAGGCATAATCCGACGACCTTATGCAACCGTGTTAATCAAAGGCAAAAATGATGAATGGCTACCAATTGAAATGATAGTTGATAGTGGTGCGGATTACACTCTCTTACCAAAAAGATATGCTGAAATACTTGGCATTGACCTGATTGATTGTGTGCCAAAAACAACGCTCGGTGTTGGTGGTTCAGAAACTGTTTATCTTTATAAATCACTCACCATAAGATTGGGTAAATGGCAAAAGAAAATTCCAGTTGGCTTTTTAGAACGGGATGATATACCTGCACTTTTAGGAAGATTAGAATTTATTGAGGCTTTAGAAGTAACTTTTAAGAATTTTAACACAATATTTAGAAAATAACTTGTCATAAATTCTATTCCATTGAGCATGACCCCCAAATCGCAATGGCATATCTGACACAAGAAGAGGGTAAAATAAAAATTAAGGCAGTAATAGGATAATTTTACCCAACCATAAACTAAAATTTAATAAGAGAATGACCAGTTAGTCAAAAAACTATTCAAAATTAAATAGCCACTATACATAATCTTGGAAAATACCCATTTTTCAAACAAACATCTCTTTTGAACGGCCTGACTGACCTTATCGGTTAGTGATTAGGTCATCTAATCGGCATTATGGTAGATAATTCACTCGGCAATTGGATTAATTGCCTATAAGACAATAGGTTAGATTGACCGATAGGCGGGCAGGGGGGCATACCGGGGGGCATACCGGTCGGCAGCCCATGGGCTTGCCGAGAGGACGGCTTTTTCGATGGCAGGTGGGGTAATCGAGTATGCCAGACGCGGCGCTCAAAATGATTTTTGACGATAAGAGTAATTTAAGTAGTTCGCCTGATAAACTAAGTTATTTTACCTTTCTCTTTATTGTTATTTCAAAAAAGAACTTATTTTGGTATTTTCAATTCGATTAACCTATTGGGGACTTTTATTCCCATATGCCTGGAATCTTATGTTGGCAGAATTTACATCTGCCATTGTGGACATTGTTTTCTAAAACGACAAAATGGGAACGATGGATTATGCGCTTATGACATTTAGGACAATAAGTTGAGTTGTATTTATGTCCGGGCACATTACCAATTGTTACATAGTCTAAGCCAACTTCTTTGGCAATTTTATGAGCGCGTTCTAATGTTGAAATTGGAGTTGGAGCAAGGTTAGTTAATTTATAATTGGGAAAGAAACGAGAAAAATGGAGTGGTGTTTCTTTGCCTAATGTGTCCCGAATCCAAGTGCACATTGCTCTGATGGTCGCGGTGTCGTCATTTAAGGTTGGTATGATTAGATTGACAATCTCCAGCCAAACATTCATTTCTTTAATAATCTTTAGGGTATTTAAGACGGGTTGTAATTTTGCTTCTGAGGCTTCGGTATAAAACTTATCTGTGAATCCTTTTAAGTCAATAGTTACCGCATCAGTATATTTTAATAATTCTCGTAAAGGTTCGGGATTAAGACTGCCGTTGGAGTGAAAAAGAATTTTTAGTCCTTTATCTTTGGCTAATTTGGCAATATCGTAGACATATTCATAAAAAGCAATCGGGTCATTATAAGTAAATGAGATAGTTTTGATTTGCTTTTTTAGGGCTAATGCCACGACAGATTCTGGCGGTAAATGTATCCAATCCATATCTTCGATTGACCTTTGGGAAAGATGCCAGTTGTGACAAAACTTACAACGAAAATTACATCCTGCAGTGCCAAGGCATAAAATATCTGTGCCCGGCAACATATGGAGTTGGGGTTCTTTTTCAATCGGGTCAATGTGCACCGCAGAAGGCTTTGAGTGGACAATGTTATATAGTTTTCCATCCCGATTTTCTCGATTTCGACAGACTCCGCGTTTTCCTTTGGAAATTATACAATTGCGAAAACAGACTTTACATTGCACCTTGGCATCAGTTAACTTTTCATAAAACATTGCTTCTCTTGGACTTGGTTGGGTTTGCTTTGCATCACATTGAGAACAGAAATTAACTAATAACATTGGTATCAGAATTAAGCGCGATAAGTTTCTAATAAATGACATACACATATTTTACATTATTTTGGTTTTTCGTCAAATAGTAAGATTAAATATTTTGTTGTAGAAGTTTTAAGGTTCTAAGTTTTCCGACATATCTTAAGAACGAGGATATGCTTATTTTCGAAAACAAACGAATATATTGCGGACTATTTTTTATCACGATAATTATAAACAGAGCTTTTGAGTTAGAAATATTCCTTATAAGCAAAAAGGGAGAAGATACCGCCGGTATGGATAAACAGAGGATTACAAAATCCTATGTGTTCTTTTTCTTTAAGCATCCCATAAAATGTTTTGCCAGTATAAACCGGGTCTAAAATTATTCCTTTTCGGGCTACTTGTTTTATAATTGCAATCTCTTCAGGATAGGGGATTGCATAACCTGGCCCAATATAACTATTGATAAGTTGAATGTCTGAGTCAGAAATATTGAATTTTCGCTCTAAAATCTGTTCTGATTCTTTAATTATATTCTTGACCTTCGTGATGAAATATTCGATAGTTTCATCAACCAGAATGCCATAAATTGGTGTTTCCAGACCAAAGATATATTTTCCCATTAAAAGGCCGGCATAAGTGCCACCAGAACCGACGGCACAAAAGATGGAGTCAATGCCTTGTAATTTTATATAACTTGCCATCTCTTCCATTGCATAAAGATAACCCAAAGCACCAATGCCATTTGA
Proteins encoded:
- a CDS encoding D-cysteine desulfhydrase family protein: MLRPLNLAHKPTPIEVLDRILPNTKIHIKRDDLTGLEASGNKIRKLEYLLADALNKKCDVIITCGGIQSNHCRATMFCCAKLGLKGVVILKSKKQEVRSKNNTTYDGNLLLDYLFGAEIHLLSPKEYDKKEDYAHQLMDDFKKQGLNPYFIPTGGSNGIGALGYLYAMEEMASYIKLQGIDSIFCAVGSGGTYAGLLMGKYIFGLETPIYGILVDETIEYFITKVKNIIKESEQILERKFNISDSDIQLINSYIGPGYAIPYPEEIAIIKQVARKGIILDPVYTGKTFYGMLKEKEHIGFCNPLFIHTGGIFSLFAYKEYF
- a CDS encoding retroviral-like aspartic protease family protein is translated as MKIAEFPFRKIGKEYLGIIRRPYATVLIKGKNDEWLPIEMIVDSGADYTLLPKRYAEILGIDLIDCVPKTTLGVGGSETVYLYKSLTIRLGKWQKKIPVGFLERDDIPALLGRLEFIEALEVTFKNFNTIFRK
- the amrS gene encoding AmmeMemoRadiSam system radical SAM enzyme, yielding MSFIRNLSRLILIPMLLVNFCSQCDAKQTQPSPREAMFYEKLTDAKVQCKVCFRNCIISKGKRGVCRNRENRDGKLYNIVHSKPSAVHIDPIEKEPQLHMLPGTDILCLGTAGCNFRCKFCHNWHLSQRSIEDMDWIHLPPESVVALALKKQIKTISFTYNDPIAFYEYVYDIAKLAKDKGLKILFHSNGSLNPEPLRELLKYTDAVTIDLKGFTDKFYTEASEAKLQPVLNTLKIIKEMNVWLEIVNLIIPTLNDDTATIRAMCTWIRDTLGKETPLHFSRFFPNYKLTNLAPTPISTLERAHKIAKEVGLDYVTIGNVPGHKYNSTYCPKCHKRIIHRSHFVVLENNVHNGRCKFCQHKIPGIWE
- a CDS encoding DUF5678 domain-containing protein; translated protein: MPVKFTTQRTLALLLSGKSRAAKKYAGKHVLVIQNRVIPLKDNKEEFWRDIKELKKKYGEMPVITFVPRTDISYIL